TGAAGTGGACGTTGATATGGGAGCAGGACTCATAAAAACAGCAAGCTGGGAAACGAAATCAACAGATATTGCCCTTTCGATAAGCGACATTTTAGGTGACGGAGAATTTCAGATTGACATATCCTTTATTAGCAAGAAGCATAAATCTGAGATTGAATCCACACTTGATTTGTAAGAATAAGATAAACTTCATTTCCATTTCATATTATTGCTGTAAACTAACACCTAATGAGTGACCAGGTTTGGTTTTACGAGAAGGACAGAAATCCCTCAGGTCCAGTATCAGAGGCAGAGCTTTGGGAGTTATTGAAATCAGGCGAGATTACTAAAGACTCTCTTGTGTGGAGACAGCCTATGGAAAAGTGGCTCCCCTTCTCAGACGTGGAGCAGCTAAGAATCCCGCCAAAACCTAAACCCCCGCCAATGCCAGAGCCTGAATTTACTCCAGACGTTGACGATTCTGCATTTAAACCACCAGAGCAGCCCGAAGAACCGCCTGAAGAACATGTAGAGAAAGTGGTTTTCGACAAACCCGACTATAAAGGCGGCGAGACCACTACTATGGACGCCGAGTTTGAAGAAGTTACCCAGGTTCGCCCTTGGGTCAGATTCTTTGCTCGCATTACTGATTACTATGTATTCTCAATGCTTTTTACACTACTAATAAGCTTTATGTTTCCCGATTTTATGGAGCAAATGTCTCAGGGGCTTACCGAGCAGACTACGCTTGAAAACTCAGATGAAGTAAATTACCAAAGCATACTTTTCGTTATCATAATGCGCATTGTAGTTACATTTGTTTGGGTTTTCTTAGAGGCTTATACAATAAGCAAATACGGCACTACTTTTGGGAAAAATCTACTCGGGACAAGAGTACTAGACACTGACGGGGAGCTTTTACCTTATGACAGAGCACTTAAGAGAAGCTATAGCGTCTGGCTAAAAGGAATGGGCGCCGGGTTTGTGCTTATATCATGGATCACAATGCTATTTGGATACCAATCATTACGCAAAGACGGAGTTACATCATGGGATGAAGAATCCGGCTCGAAAGTTGTTCATACCAATTTCAGCAGTACCAGACTGATTATTATTCTTGGCTTCTTTTTTCTAATAGAATTTGTTGCACTTAGATCTGTACTGTAACAATCGGATAAATACCCAAACTTAAATAGTGCAAAATAGCACAGTGCTATATGCATCTTATTTACGTAATTAATTTCCAATTAATTCATAAAGAGCAGTAATTACTACATATTTCAAGTTGGCATGACTGTTGCAAATATTAGAAGATATTAAATCTAGAATGCAGGAGGCTGTATCAATGAATAAAGCATTCAAAACTGATATTTTGACTAAGGGGCTTTTATTATCAATATTCGGAGCGCTTTTTATACTCTCGAGTGTATTACTGTACAAAGGGGCTGCAAATGCAGAGCAGCAGGCAAGTTGCATTAAACCCGCGAATGAACTGATAGGAAATACAAAAGGAATAGAGTCAAGGGACATATTTTTTGATTACGAAAGTGATCAGATCAGAGATGATGCTAAAGAAGTACTGGCATCTAATGCTGATATTATGAAAAGAAATCCTGGCATATTCGTTATTATTGAGGGAGATTTTGATATTAACGAAACTGACGGCAAATTACTTGCGGAGTCCAGAGCGCACAATGTCAGAGATTTCATAATTGACCAGGGAGTTGAAGCTGGACGAATTCTGACTTCAACCACATGCGAGAGGACTGACATTAATGCTCCAAAAAGTGTGAGAATTCCTGAATTAGACAGAAGAGTGCATTTCATATCACTTGAAATGCAACAGTTAAACACTGTATAAACAATCCTCACTAGCTGCGGGGGAAATTTCTCCGCAGCTAAATCCATATTCAATATATTAAAACCAAAATGAAGAGCAGTGTGTGCATAAGTTACATATTCTCTTGCAATAACATAGATAGCCAACAATAATATTACTTATTAAGATTTCCAGGAGGCCTATCTGAATATGAGAATTCTAATTGTCTCGTTCATTTCAATACTTATTTTCTCTTCCTGCTCAATCTGGGACAAACCTGATGTAAGGGAAGCTAAATGGGGAATGTCTAAGGAAGAAGTAAAAAAAGTAGAAAAGGCTGAGCTTATTAAAGAAGGAGAAGACATTCTCACATATAGGATCGGCGGGGAGCCTGTCCCACTGGAAATCGAGCAATCAGACACTATAGAATATGAGGGAGAAGAAATAACGCCTCCAAAGGTTTCAACCATAGATCACGAATATGATCTTCTATACGTATTTGGTGAAAAGGGGCTTGGTATGGTGATTGTCCATCTAAGAGATCCTTTGGATAGCCCGCAGGAATATCTCGAATTTTTTAAAATTAGGACAAATATGCTTACCAAGGAAATCGGAGAGCCAGCAAAAGGGGTTGCCTCATATGCCGATCATGAAGTGAAAGCTAATCCTTATGAAGACCCTGCCGCGATTTGCAGGGGCGAGCACGGGCTTCAGCACATATGGCCTACAAAGGATAAAAAAACTAATGTTTCATTAGAATTAGACAGCAAAAAGTTCTCAGCTGAACCTCAGTGCACGGTTTCAATTTTTTATGAGAGCGTAGACATACCTGTTGACCAAGAGCTTTCAGACCAGCTGCACGATCTACTCTAATTAGAGGCACTTATAGTATCTAAGTTCGCAAAAGCGCACTCAAGCCCCATTGAACCGGATAAGTTTGCAAACACAATCTCTTTTAATTGGGATGAGAATGCAACCGAGAGCTCCAGCATATCATTTACCGCAACACCTTCAATGTTTGAACTGCTAACAGAGCAACTCATAACCTCTGATATAAGTGGAACATCTGCCATCCCTGCGCATACAGCGGTAGTATTTGCTGTTAAATTAGTAATTGTGGCCTCTGCCATCCCATCCTGAGTTGGAATCATTTTCAGCGTTATAACATCCTGAGATTTAAATCCCTCAATCATTACATTTTCAGGACAAGTCTGTGCCGAGGGGGGATTAATAGTGCCCATAACATCTGTACCCGACATTGGGGCCGGCTGGGCATTGGCGTTATCACTTCCATTATTCTCATCACAAGCTACCACCCCAATTAGCAATAATAACGTTGGAATAACCAATATTAGCCTTAAGTTTTTCATATAATTTCCTCCTATTTATTACTACTAATATTATACAGAATAAAAATAATGCTATTTTTTTGAAACCTTTTTGTTATTCTTTTGTTTATATGATCAAAACCAATATTTCGGAGGCATTATAAATGAAGAGACTTACAATTTTACCACTTTTATTAGTTCTTTTTGTCAGTTTTTCTGCACAAGCAGCCCACCATGAGGGAAAAAGAGGGAATTGGTGGGAAAATGAGAAAATTACTTCCAAAATTGACTTAACAGATGATCAGAAAACACAGTTGAATGACATTGCTGCAAAATATGATCCCGCTCTAACAGAGGCAAGAGATGATTATAAGGCTAAGAAAACTGCTTATAAAGATGCTAAATCAAACAAAGCAACAAGCAGCGCTGATGTGATTAAGTCATTTGATGTAATGTGGGATTCTAAGTATAAAATGAAAAGAATTAAGCTTGATATGAAACTTGAGATGAGAGATGTTCTTACACAAGAACAAATTGATCAGCTCAAAGAAATGAAGCAGGCCAAAAAAGACAAAATGAAAAAGAAGTATAAGAAACACAAAGATCAGATGAAAGAAACTACTGATCAATAGAAGCTTAGTATAAATTGGGAGCAGGCTGTTTACCTGCTCCCTTGTTTTTATTTAGATGAACAGATCCAACTACATATTTCTAACAGCCTTAATTCTATCAACGACCTTATTATTAATATCACCAAAAGTAGCACTATCCAAAGATATAACACAGCAAGTCATTAAAGATACAATATTAGATGAGCAAGTCCTTCTTTTCTGTTCAACTTACTGTATGGGGAATGAAAGAAAAGGAACTCTTAAATCAGTTACTGTAGAGCCCGCCGATAAAGGCTTGTATAAAGTACAGGGCAAAGCTGCTCTAAGAAACCGCCAGTTTGCTGGCGAGCCATTTAATAGAACCGTCTACGATAGAACCGTATTTATAAATTCTACTGGAAGTCTTGACCCTAAAACTTGCAAACTCACCGTCCAAGATGTTTCTGTAGAGAATGACTTTCAGAATATTGTTACAAATCTAATCAAGAGCAACAGCGATGTAATTGGTAAAGTAATAGTTGTACCCGATTGCAAATCATTTCTTAACTAGATTACCTTTCATATAGAGTTTTGCGGCAAATTATATATAGTTTATAGCAAGCAAGACACAAAGGAGGGCAGAATTATGTCTAGAACTGTACTAATGGTTGCAGTAATAGTTGTAATAGCAGGATATTTCTACTTTAGATCATCTGACAAATCAATGGAGATAATTTCTTCACAGCAAACCCAAGAACAAGTTGCATCACCGGGCGCTGGCGATTCTGATATGACAGAGGATGAAAAACTGGTAGCAAATCTGATTACAGATGGAACTATAACAAAAATTGATAAAAGCGGCGATGTGCCTTCTGTCTATGTGACAGCTGATTACTTTAGAATCCCTCAGGTAGATAAAACCGCGATAATGGAAGTCCTTTTAAAAACACTTCACAGCGAAGACCCCGATGTTTCATCATTTAATCTAGTGGATACAAAATCTGGTGATCTAGTCGGCACATATGATTCCGGCGGCTTTAAATCTCAATAGTAAATTTTATAAGCCATGAAACATACAGAAAAACATAAGCACTCTGGGCATCAGACAAAAAGCTCAAGTATTTCCTCAAAGGGAAGAAAGAAAGCTATGATTCTTTTAATTGTCATAGCTGTCGTAATCATGCTGACTTATGCACTATCTTTTCAGGATGCACAGGATGATGAGCTTATAAAGGAAACAACTCCGCAAACTGCCGAGCCTTAAAATTAAATCCTGGTCAGTATTACAGTCTTAGGATAAAATAGATTCTTAATCTCTTAATGAATTCGAGAATGTGCGATGGAAGATAAATCGATTATACTCGGCGACCTGGTACTCACAGTTGATGAAATAAATATGATCATGACAGGTGACATAGTATGCACTTTTCACCTGAGCCATAGAGCAGAGCCTAATGAATCCTTGGTCGAGCTCGTCGGAGAAGTAACGGGTGACCAGCTAGAAGTAATGTGCAAAACAAAATTAACTGCAAGGCGTTTTGAGATATTCTCCCGTTTCTTATTTATGTATGAGAAGAATATTGTCAGATATTTTCAAATGCTAACTGAAGGAACAACACCAGTTATGTTCAGAGATACTTAAGTATCCTAGCCCAATAGAGAATTAAGTATATTATGGAATTATTTGAATTGAAAAAACATTTTGTAATCATAATAATTGTTTTATTTACATGTTCATGCTCAAACAACCCGCTTAACACTTCCAACCAAAACGAAGATGAAGAGTCTGAACAAAAAGTAGAATATTATACAGATGACAACTTGGATTTCAGACAAACAACATGGGGAATGTCTAGAGAACAAGTAATAAATATCGAGGAGACAGAACCAGTTTTTATGTCAGAAAAGAAAATTGACTATGAAGCAAAAATGATGGGCATGGACAGCAAGATAGGTTATACATTTAATAATAATGAATTAGTAAGAACTAGCTTCTTTCCTTTATCAAAACACCAGAATAAAAACGATTATATTGAAATCTACAACCAAATCCAGAAAAATCTAAAACAAAAATACGGAAAAACAGTTATAGATACTGTCCAGCATAAAGACCCAACAATCGAAATTAGACCTGAGGACTATGGTAATGCAGCTTGCAGGGGTGATCTTTTGTTTGCCACTCAGTGGGACTTGCCGAGAAGTGATGTTCAGCTTTTGCTTAGAGGTGAGGACGGAGAATGTATGATAAGCGTCATTTATATAAGTGAGGAAGGGTTTAGGCAAATGCTTAAAAATAGATAAGCTTCCCAGTAGATCTAAACAGCTAAAGCCCACTACTAATTAACAATTAATATTCTATATATATACACATACACAGATATAGATATATATAGTATTGATTCTCTTTTTTATGTGATAAAATAGATTTCATTCAACTATAACTCTATAGGAGGGAATCATGATAAATGTTCGTGTACTAAGAAGTTTAGTGGTTTTTTTAAGTCTTTTGGTAATATTGGGCATGGTAGCTTGCCCCCCTGGCGGAATCAAGGGTGACGGAGA
This portion of the Thermodesulfobacteriota bacterium genome encodes:
- a CDS encoding RDD family protein, with amino-acid sequence MSDQVWFYEKDRNPSGPVSEAELWELLKSGEITKDSLVWRQPMEKWLPFSDVEQLRIPPKPKPPPMPEPEFTPDVDDSAFKPPEQPEEPPEEHVEKVVFDKPDYKGGETTTMDAEFEEVTQVRPWVRFFARITDYYVFSMLFTLLISFMFPDFMEQMSQGLTEQTTLENSDEVNYQSILFVIIMRIVVTFVWVFLEAYTISKYGTTFGKNLLGTRVLDTDGELLPYDRALKRSYSVWLKGMGAGFVLISWITMLFGYQSLRKDGVTSWDEESGSKVVHTNFSSTRLIIILGFFFLIEFVALRSVL
- a CDS encoding OmpA family protein, with the protein product MNKAFKTDILTKGLLLSIFGALFILSSVLLYKGAANAEQQASCIKPANELIGNTKGIESRDIFFDYESDQIRDDAKEVLASNADIMKRNPGIFVIIEGDFDINETDGKLLAESRAHNVRDFIIDQGVEAGRILTSTTCERTDINAPKSVRIPELDRRVHFISLEMQQLNTV
- a CDS encoding Spy/CpxP family protein refolding chaperone; protein product: MKRLTILPLLLVLFVSFSAQAAHHEGKRGNWWENEKITSKIDLTDDQKTQLNDIAAKYDPALTEARDDYKAKKTAYKDAKSNKATSSADVIKSFDVMWDSKYKMKRIKLDMKLEMRDVLTQEQIDQLKEMKQAKKDKMKKKYKKHKDQMKETTDQ